From Gammaproteobacteria bacterium:
TTTCAGCCGCGATTACTTACTCAAGGATTTTCGCCACCACGCCGGCGCCGACGGTGCGGCCGCCCTCGCGGATGGCAAAGCGCAGTCCGTCCTCCATGGCGATCGGGCTGATGAGCGACACCACCATCTTGATGTTGTCGCCAGGCATCACCATCTCCACGCCCTTCGGCAGGTCC
This genomic window contains:
- the tuf gene encoding elongation factor Tu (EF-Tu; promotes GTP-dependent binding of aminoacyl-tRNA to the A-site of ribosomes during protein biosynthesis; when the tRNA anticodon matches the mRNA codon, GTP hydrolysis results; the inactive EF-Tu-GDP leaves the ribosome and release of GDP is promoted by elongation factor Ts; many prokaryotes have two copies of the gene encoding EF-Tu), with product DLPKGVEMVMPGDNIKMVVSLISPIAMEDGLRFAIREGGRTVGAGVVAKILE